A single window of Rhodococcus jostii RHA1 DNA harbors:
- a CDS encoding NAD(P)H-dependent glycerol-3-phosphate dehydrogenase, with translation MARPVRVVVLGAGSWGTTVAGLAAHNTPTLLWARNSDTADEINNEHRNSRYLGDRPLPDSMRSTADLVEAAHEADVLVVGVPSHAVRSTLAQIANEVRAWVPVLSLAKGLEPGTRLRPTEVIAECLPGHPVGLLAGPNIAREIVDGLAAASVVATQDVRVATALQPLFASAVFRVYRNTDVLGCELGGVLKNIVAIASGMADGLDVGDNTRAMVLARGLAEMTRLGEAMGANPRTFAGLTGVGDLIATCMSPSSRNRRVGEYIARGMTVDEAVAKLGQVAEGVKTAPTVMELARDYNVEMPIAAEVEAVVAGRQTPEGAYRGLRKVAAGGEHEVA, from the coding sequence ATGGCCCGCCCGGTACGCGTCGTCGTGCTCGGCGCCGGCTCGTGGGGGACAACGGTGGCAGGTCTCGCCGCCCACAACACACCGACTCTGCTGTGGGCGCGGAACTCGGATACGGCCGACGAGATCAACAACGAGCACCGCAACTCCCGCTACCTCGGCGACCGCCCGCTCCCCGACTCCATGCGCTCCACAGCCGACCTGGTCGAAGCGGCCCACGAGGCCGACGTTCTCGTGGTCGGGGTGCCGTCGCACGCGGTCCGCAGCACCCTCGCCCAGATCGCCAACGAGGTGCGGGCGTGGGTGCCGGTGCTGTCTCTGGCGAAGGGGCTGGAGCCGGGAACACGGCTGCGACCCACCGAGGTGATCGCCGAGTGCCTGCCCGGGCATCCGGTCGGGCTTCTCGCGGGCCCGAATATTGCGCGGGAGATCGTGGACGGACTGGCGGCCGCGTCGGTCGTTGCCACCCAGGACGTCCGGGTGGCCACCGCCTTGCAGCCGTTGTTCGCGTCCGCCGTGTTCCGGGTGTACCGGAACACCGATGTGCTGGGCTGCGAACTCGGCGGCGTGCTGAAGAACATCGTGGCCATCGCCTCGGGCATGGCCGACGGACTGGACGTCGGCGACAACACGCGCGCGATGGTCCTGGCGCGAGGGTTGGCCGAGATGACCCGGCTGGGTGAGGCGATGGGCGCGAACCCGCGGACGTTCGCGGGACTCACCGGGGTCGGAGACCTGATCGCCACCTGTATGAGCCCGAGTTCGCGTAACCGGCGGGTGGGCGAGTACATCGCCCGCGGCATGACGGTCGACGAGGCGGTCGCCAAGTTGGGGCAGGTGGCCGAGGGCGTGAAGACGGCCCCCACCGTGATGGAACTGGCCCGCGACTACAACGTGGAGATGCCCATTGCCGCCGAGGTCGAGGCGGTGGTCGCGGGTCGGCAGACGCCGGAAGGCGCCTATCGTGGCCTGCGGAAAGTCGCTGCCGGCGGAGAGCACGAGGTGGCGTGA
- a CDS encoding 2-oxoacid:ferredoxin oxidoreductase subunit beta, with translation MISRVGADLGLSATAHVPRTDEPQKAKDFTTDQEVRWCPGCGDYVILATIRSFLPELGLRRENLMFVSGIGCSSRFPYYLDTYGLHSIHGRAPAIATGLAVTRPDLSVWVVTGDGDALSIGGNHLIHALRRNVNMTILLFNNRIYGLTKGQYSPTSEVGKVTKSTPLGSVDHPFNTLSLALGAEATFAARAMDSDRKGLTEVLRQAAAHRGTSFVEIYQDCPIFNDGSFDVLRKDGSEQRLIPLTHGEPIVFGGAGEYCVVRSGFGLKVVATADVDRDDIVVHDAHTDDPDYAYALSRLSDQDLTHTVTGVFRSVTRDTYDDMVRLQNEIAQEKDPVDDGSLQRLLTGHDTWTVE, from the coding sequence ATGATCAGTCGTGTCGGTGCGGATCTGGGCCTGAGCGCCACCGCGCACGTGCCCAGGACTGACGAACCGCAGAAGGCCAAGGACTTCACGACGGACCAGGAGGTCCGTTGGTGTCCGGGGTGCGGCGATTACGTCATCCTCGCCACGATCCGAAGTTTCCTGCCGGAGTTGGGACTCCGACGCGAGAATCTGATGTTCGTCTCCGGCATCGGATGCTCGAGCCGGTTCCCGTACTACCTGGACACGTACGGCCTGCACTCGATCCACGGTCGTGCGCCCGCCATCGCGACGGGTCTCGCGGTGACGCGCCCCGACCTGTCGGTGTGGGTGGTGACCGGCGACGGCGACGCACTGTCGATCGGGGGCAACCATCTCATCCACGCCCTGCGGAGGAACGTCAACATGACGATCCTGTTGTTCAACAACAGGATCTACGGACTGACCAAGGGGCAGTACTCGCCGACGTCGGAGGTCGGCAAGGTCACCAAGTCGACTCCGCTGGGGTCGGTGGACCACCCGTTCAACACACTGTCCCTCGCGCTGGGAGCCGAGGCCACCTTCGCGGCCCGCGCCATGGACTCGGACCGCAAGGGGCTGACGGAGGTGCTGCGGCAGGCTGCGGCCCACCGCGGCACGTCGTTCGTGGAGATCTACCAGGACTGCCCGATCTTCAACGACGGCTCGTTCGACGTCCTACGCAAGGACGGTTCCGAGCAGCGCCTCATCCCGCTGACCCACGGCGAGCCGATCGTCTTCGGCGGAGCAGGCGAATACTGCGTCGTCCGATCGGGTTTCGGTCTGAAGGTGGTTGCGACCGCCGACGTCGACCGGGACGACATCGTCGTGCACGACGCCCACACCGACGACCCCGACTACGCGTACGCACTGTCGAGGCTCTCCGACCAGGACCTCACCCACACCGTGACCGGTGTGTTCCGCAGCGTCACGCGGGACACGTACGACGACATGGTGCGCCTGCAGAACGAGATCGCGCAGGAGAAGGACCCCGTCGACGACGGCTCGCTGCAGCGACTGCTGACCGGTCACGACACCTGGACGGTGGAGTAG
- a CDS encoding helix-turn-helix transcriptional regulator: MSDPGNIELVGRSRELAELESILREAGENAPVVVVVEGVPGIGKTTLVEHFLAAHPDLPAFSAVCAPWASGHPFGVAEQLLGAAVTSKDPLDVARELVAAVDPPAGDAPFVFVLDDAHWADLASLQALTSAVHLLDRPAMIVLVTNSEPPDGVPADVLDLLDRHRRHRLHVRPLDASDTRRLANTLAHIDLPAPVAHQLVQHTGGNPRHLTQLLQEVDPSAWSQWQPVLPVPRTFAAKVQSQLSACSAPARALVESAAVLAGDPRFADAAALAAIENPVEALDEIHRIGLLTVGEHRGVTVLTFPSPLTRAAVYRSLGPIRLRDLHDHAARIVEDEGRRLDHRAAAAPFADPALADELDTYSAQRATVGAWSTVADALIKSSRLTADRGEREQRLIRAVDALVGASNLPQALAFAPEIESFPESPLRDAVLGYLAILRGRPAEADLLLTQSWTACDPDTDPATAALICQRRVLDSLVRWHGPDLVEWASRAVALVDPGDPSAVESAAIMGLGLAATGRIVEARAAYDTLSAKIALGAQSQRFDMARGWLDLALDDPESARQELESAVPTAFRMGSTRISLWAQAWLARTQFALGDWSGAIATVDRAAHQLEDAALDLVRPLVHWTGAQTHALRGNWPAAQEHLRLAAASSHDYPMMFIPSSLARAQCAEVQADYAAVIRALEPLTRLHPREGIDEPGFWQWPDVYANALVMAGRVDDADAFLTPHEERASERGHRSAMARLGYARGRVAGARGDIDAARDVFETALTHLDTLPLPYDRARVNFAYGQTLRRAGKRREADAVMQAAREGYFALGATSYVQRCDRELKAGGLNLKRSRFTLEELTPQERAVTELVAGGASNKEAAGELFLSVKTVQYHLTRVYAKLGIRSRSELAAQFREQD; encoded by the coding sequence GTGAGTGACCCGGGGAACATCGAGCTCGTCGGGCGTTCCCGCGAACTCGCCGAACTAGAGTCGATCCTGCGTGAGGCGGGCGAGAACGCGCCCGTCGTCGTGGTCGTCGAAGGCGTGCCGGGCATCGGCAAGACCACTCTGGTGGAGCACTTCCTCGCGGCGCATCCCGACCTGCCGGCGTTCTCCGCGGTCTGCGCCCCGTGGGCGTCGGGCCATCCCTTCGGCGTCGCCGAACAGCTCCTCGGTGCGGCAGTCACGTCGAAGGACCCCCTGGACGTCGCCCGCGAACTCGTCGCGGCGGTGGATCCGCCTGCTGGTGACGCGCCGTTCGTCTTCGTGCTCGACGATGCGCACTGGGCAGACCTCGCCTCACTGCAGGCGCTGACCTCCGCCGTGCACCTGCTCGACCGACCGGCGATGATCGTCCTCGTCACGAATTCGGAACCTCCCGACGGTGTTCCTGCGGACGTCCTCGACCTCCTCGACCGGCATCGCAGGCATCGGCTCCACGTCCGTCCGCTCGACGCGTCCGACACCCGCAGACTTGCGAATACCCTTGCGCATATCGACCTTCCGGCCCCGGTGGCGCACCAGCTCGTTCAGCACACGGGCGGGAATCCGCGGCACCTCACGCAACTTCTGCAGGAAGTCGATCCCAGCGCGTGGAGCCAGTGGCAGCCGGTGCTCCCCGTACCCCGCACGTTCGCCGCGAAAGTGCAGTCACAACTGTCCGCGTGCTCGGCGCCTGCCCGGGCCCTCGTCGAATCGGCGGCGGTACTCGCCGGGGATCCCCGATTCGCCGACGCTGCCGCGCTCGCCGCCATCGAGAACCCGGTGGAAGCGCTCGACGAAATCCATCGGATCGGCCTCCTCACCGTCGGCGAGCATCGCGGCGTGACCGTGCTGACCTTCCCGTCGCCGCTGACCCGGGCCGCCGTCTACCGCAGCCTCGGGCCCATCCGGCTGCGTGACCTGCACGATCATGCCGCACGGATCGTCGAGGACGAGGGCAGGCGACTGGACCATCGCGCCGCAGCCGCCCCGTTCGCCGATCCGGCGCTCGCGGACGAACTGGACACCTACTCTGCGCAGAGGGCGACCGTCGGGGCGTGGTCGACCGTCGCGGACGCATTGATCAAGTCGAGCCGCCTCACCGCGGACCGCGGCGAACGCGAACAACGCCTCATCCGGGCCGTCGACGCTCTCGTCGGCGCCAGCAACCTTCCCCAGGCACTGGCCTTCGCGCCGGAGATCGAGAGCTTCCCCGAAAGTCCGTTACGCGACGCCGTACTCGGCTACCTCGCCATCCTCCGAGGACGACCCGCGGAAGCCGATCTGCTGCTCACCCAGTCGTGGACCGCATGCGACCCCGATACCGATCCGGCCACCGCCGCGCTGATCTGCCAGCGCCGCGTCCTGGACTCCCTCGTCCGCTGGCACGGACCGGACCTCGTCGAATGGGCCAGCCGGGCCGTAGCTCTCGTCGATCCGGGCGATCCGTCGGCCGTCGAATCCGCGGCGATCATGGGACTCGGACTCGCCGCCACGGGTCGGATCGTGGAGGCACGGGCCGCCTACGACACGCTGTCCGCGAAGATCGCCCTCGGTGCCCAATCCCAGCGCTTCGACATGGCCAGGGGCTGGCTCGACCTGGCGCTGGACGATCCCGAATCGGCGCGTCAGGAACTCGAGAGCGCCGTCCCCACGGCCTTCCGGATGGGCTCGACCCGCATCTCGTTGTGGGCGCAGGCCTGGCTGGCGCGAACGCAATTCGCCCTCGGTGACTGGAGCGGCGCGATCGCCACGGTCGACCGTGCGGCACACCAGCTCGAGGACGCCGCGCTCGACCTCGTCCGGCCCCTCGTGCACTGGACCGGCGCACAGACACACGCGCTGCGCGGAAACTGGCCCGCCGCGCAGGAGCACCTCCGCCTCGCGGCGGCGAGTTCGCACGACTACCCGATGATGTTCATTCCGTCCTCCCTGGCCCGCGCCCAGTGCGCCGAAGTGCAGGCCGACTACGCCGCCGTGATCAGGGCGCTCGAGCCTCTCACCCGCCTGCACCCACGGGAGGGCATCGACGAGCCCGGCTTCTGGCAGTGGCCCGACGTCTACGCGAACGCGCTCGTGATGGCCGGTCGCGTCGACGACGCAGATGCCTTCCTCACCCCGCACGAGGAACGCGCCTCGGAGCGCGGGCACCGGTCGGCGATGGCTCGTCTCGGTTATGCCCGCGGTCGCGTCGCCGGTGCGCGTGGCGACATCGATGCCGCCCGGGACGTGTTCGAGACGGCGTTGACGCACCTCGACACCCTTCCCCTCCCCTACGATCGGGCACGCGTGAACTTCGCGTACGGCCAGACTTTGCGCCGGGCAGGCAAGCGGCGTGAAGCGGACGCCGTCATGCAGGCTGCCCGGGAGGGATATTTCGCGCTCGGAGCCACGTCCTACGTGCAGCGGTGCGACCGCGAACTCAAGGCGGGCGGCCTCAACCTCAAACGCAGCCGGTTCACACTCGAGGAACTGACTCCGCAAGAGCGGGCCGTGACCGAACTCGTCGCCGGCGGAGCCAGCAACAAGGAGGCGGCCGGCGAACTGTTCCTGTCCGTCAAGACCGTGCAGTACCACCTCACCCGGGTCTACGCGAAGCTCGGCATCCGCTCGCGCAGCGAACTCGCGGCGCAGTTCCGCGAGCAGGACTGA
- a CDS encoding HNH endonuclease: MGALLLEELRAFTARLQCAEAASGDAGLGIDLLDAIETLKSVGCAAQEVITDDVATSIRADRKAAGLPRAEWDRGIASQIALARRESPNRGGRHLGFAQALVHEMPHTLAMLQTGRLNEWRATLLVRETACLSAADRAIADRRLCSDPATLDGAGDRGLIARAKALAVELDAAAVVARHRKAVSERRVTTRPAPDSMAYLSVLMPVEQAICLQATLGRDADSLIATGNSRGRTRNQLMVDLLFDRGTGRAAASGVPVAVNLVLSDETLLAGGHEAAQLQGLGPVPAGIARQLVADAIDSDTETALRRVYACPQSGALTAMESQSRTFPKGLRKLIDLRDRTCRTPWCDAPIRHHDHIRSRRKHGATSVHNGSGLCEACNYAKEAPGWTARPIHRPGRTHLLDLGTPTGHHYRSAAPPLPAAARQSEVEAMLIAHVRAS; this comes from the coding sequence GTGGGGGCATTACTTCTCGAGGAATTGCGCGCATTCACGGCGCGGTTGCAATGTGCCGAGGCGGCAAGTGGCGATGCGGGATTGGGCATCGATCTGCTCGACGCGATCGAGACGTTGAAATCGGTCGGGTGCGCGGCGCAGGAGGTGATCACCGACGACGTCGCCACGAGTATCCGCGCGGACCGCAAGGCTGCCGGGTTACCGCGGGCGGAGTGGGACCGCGGCATCGCCTCGCAGATTGCGTTGGCGCGCAGGGAATCCCCGAACCGCGGCGGCCGGCATCTGGGTTTTGCGCAGGCTCTGGTGCACGAGATGCCGCACACCCTGGCGATGTTGCAGACCGGCCGGCTGAACGAATGGCGAGCCACCCTGCTAGTGCGCGAAACAGCGTGCCTGTCCGCGGCCGATCGGGCGATCGCGGACCGCCGGTTGTGCTCGGACCCGGCCACACTCGACGGCGCCGGCGACCGCGGTCTGATCGCACGGGCGAAAGCATTGGCGGTGGAACTCGATGCCGCGGCGGTCGTGGCCCGGCATCGCAAAGCGGTGTCGGAGCGTCGGGTCACGACACGGCCGGCGCCGGACTCGATGGCCTACCTGAGCGTGCTGATGCCGGTCGAACAGGCGATCTGCCTGCAGGCCACGCTGGGACGGGACGCGGACAGTCTCATCGCGACCGGGAACAGCCGTGGCCGCACCCGCAATCAGCTGATGGTGGATCTGTTGTTCGACCGCGGCACCGGCCGGGCCGCTGCTAGTGGTGTTCCAGTGGCGGTGAATCTGGTGCTCTCGGACGAGACCCTGCTGGCGGGCGGGCACGAGGCGGCGCAGTTGCAGGGGCTCGGGCCGGTGCCGGCCGGGATCGCGCGGCAGCTGGTGGCCGACGCCATCGACAGTGACACCGAGACAGCATTGCGGCGGGTGTACGCGTGTCCTCAGTCGGGGGCGTTGACGGCGATGGAGTCGCAGTCGCGCACGTTCCCGAAGGGCCTGCGAAAGCTGATCGACCTGAGGGATCGGACGTGCCGCACCCCGTGGTGTGACGCGCCCATCCGGCACCACGACCACATCCGGTCACGCCGAAAGCACGGGGCGACCAGCGTGCACAACGGGTCCGGGCTGTGTGAGGCGTGCAATTATGCGAAGGAGGCACCGGGATGGACGGCCCGCCCGATACACCGCCCTGGCCGCACCCATCTCCTCGACCTGGGCACCCCGACCGGGCACCACTACCGGTCGGCGGCCCCGCCGCTCCCGGCCGCAGCGCGGCAGTCGGAGGTCGAGGCGATGCTCATCGCACACGTGCGTGCGTCGTGA
- a CDS encoding 2-oxoacid:acceptor oxidoreductase subunit alpha: MTTEVNSTKLERVAIRFAGDSGDGMQLTGDRFTSEAAAFGNDLATQPNFPAEIRAPQGTLPGVSSFQIQIADYDILTAGDRPDVLVAMNPAALKANLDDLPRGGMIIVNTDEFTKRNLAKVGYATSPLDDDSLEDYVVHPVAMSTLTVGAVEPAGLSRKDGERAKNMFALGLLSWMYNRPTHSIERFLQTKFAAKPQIAEGNLLAFKAGWNYGETTESFATTYEVSAATLPPATYRQVTGNTALAYGVVTAGRLASRDVFLGTYPITPASDILHELSKHRNLGVTTFQAEDEIAGIGAALGASIGGALGVTSTSGPGLALKSEAIGLAVMTEVPLLVIDVQRGGPSTGLPTKTEQSDLLQAMYGRNGESPVAVIAPRSPADCFDAAVEAARIAFTYRTPVLLLSDGAIANGSEPWAIPDVSELVRIDPGCDTAPPMDGEFAPYARDRETLARAMAIPGTPGLEHRIGGLEKADGSGDISYDPANHDLMVRLRQAKIDGIDVPDAVVDDPSGEADLLLVGWGSSYGPIGEACRRARREGKKVAHVHVRNINPLPANLGAVLRSYGTVVAPEMNLGQLAMILRSRFLVDVHSVTKVQGLAFLGDELHEVIDSALAGTLREHELAKTADALASATYRSTGPRQEESV, from the coding sequence ATGACGACGGAGGTTAACTCCACGAAGCTGGAACGGGTGGCGATCCGCTTTGCCGGAGACTCCGGCGACGGCATGCAGTTGACCGGCGACCGGTTCACGTCTGAGGCGGCGGCGTTCGGCAACGACCTCGCCACCCAGCCCAACTTCCCCGCCGAGATCCGGGCGCCTCAGGGCACCCTCCCCGGGGTGTCGTCGTTCCAGATCCAGATCGCGGACTACGACATCCTCACCGCCGGCGACCGCCCGGACGTCCTGGTCGCCATGAATCCGGCGGCGTTGAAGGCGAACCTGGACGATCTGCCGCGGGGCGGCATGATCATCGTGAACACGGACGAGTTCACCAAACGGAATCTCGCGAAGGTCGGATACGCCACGAGCCCCCTCGACGACGACTCCCTCGAGGACTACGTGGTGCATCCGGTAGCGATGTCGACGTTGACGGTCGGCGCGGTGGAACCCGCCGGATTGAGCCGGAAGGACGGCGAGCGGGCGAAGAACATGTTCGCGCTCGGACTGCTGTCGTGGATGTACAACCGTCCCACCCACAGCATCGAGCGGTTCCTGCAGACCAAGTTCGCAGCGAAGCCGCAGATCGCGGAGGGCAACCTGCTCGCGTTCAAGGCCGGGTGGAACTACGGGGAGACGACGGAGAGTTTCGCGACCACCTACGAGGTGTCCGCGGCGACGCTCCCACCGGCCACGTACCGCCAGGTCACCGGGAACACGGCCCTGGCCTACGGGGTGGTGACCGCGGGACGGCTGGCGTCTCGGGACGTCTTCCTCGGCACCTATCCGATCACCCCGGCATCGGACATCTTGCACGAGCTGAGCAAGCACCGGAATCTCGGCGTCACCACGTTCCAGGCGGAGGACGAGATCGCCGGAATCGGCGCGGCGCTGGGCGCGTCGATCGGGGGTGCGCTCGGCGTGACGAGCACGTCCGGACCCGGACTGGCGTTGAAGAGCGAAGCCATCGGGCTGGCGGTGATGACGGAGGTCCCGCTGCTCGTCATCGATGTCCAGCGCGGTGGCCCGTCCACTGGGCTCCCGACGAAGACCGAACAGTCGGACCTGTTGCAGGCGATGTACGGGCGCAACGGCGAGTCTCCGGTCGCCGTGATCGCGCCGCGCTCACCCGCGGACTGTTTCGATGCCGCGGTCGAGGCCGCCCGGATCGCGTTCACGTACCGCACACCGGTGCTACTGCTGTCGGACGGCGCCATCGCCAACGGCAGCGAACCGTGGGCCATCCCGGACGTGTCCGAACTGGTCCGGATCGACCCCGGCTGCGACACGGCACCACCGATGGACGGCGAGTTCGCACCGTACGCCCGCGATCGGGAGACGCTCGCCCGTGCCATGGCGATACCGGGAACGCCCGGGCTCGAACACCGCATCGGCGGACTCGAGAAGGCCGACGGCAGCGGCGACATCTCCTACGATCCCGCCAACCACGACCTCATGGTGCGGTTGCGCCAGGCCAAGATCGACGGAATCGACGTTCCCGACGCGGTCGTCGACGACCCGTCGGGTGAGGCCGACCTGCTGCTCGTCGGGTGGGGCAGCTCGTACGGACCCATCGGCGAGGCCTGCCGGCGTGCTCGCCGTGAGGGCAAGAAGGTGGCCCACGTGCACGTGCGCAACATCAACCCGCTGCCCGCCAATCTCGGTGCGGTGCTGCGCAGCTACGGGACCGTCGTCGCACCGGAGATGAATCTGGGCCAGCTCGCGATGATTCTCCGCTCGAGGTTCCTCGTCGACGTGCACTCGGTGACCAAGGTGCAGGGGCTCGCCTTCCTCGGCGACGAACTGCACGAGGTGATCGATTCCGCGCTGGCCGGAACGTTGCGTGAGCACGAGCTCGCGAAGACCGCCGACGCGCTCGCGTCGGCTACCTACCGATCGACCGGACCCCGGCAGGAGGAATCGGTGTGA
- a CDS encoding DUF3592 domain-containing protein: MSIIDPADRRGATKLGRRPSAKKAAAVLVMLFVAGAAIGYALSFLAAGGLHWQRLGAFLVGCPLTLLGLISWISMCVKYGRGGLLYGPTTAVLGFGAVLTALAAATSVRRGRRRREAARTVRSGTPTVGTVTGKGYRDFTPRPFGPSTILTVVTFTFVDANNVQRWVRRQMLISSDAPVVDGQTTTIWYDAADPGNESTIVVDLATTSVR, translated from the coding sequence GTGAGCATCATCGACCCGGCCGACCGACGGGGTGCCACCAAGCTCGGCCGGCGTCCGTCCGCGAAGAAGGCGGCGGCCGTGCTGGTGATGTTGTTCGTCGCCGGCGCGGCGATCGGTTACGCACTGTCCTTTCTTGCTGCAGGCGGGTTGCATTGGCAGAGGTTGGGGGCGTTCCTCGTCGGTTGTCCGCTCACCTTGCTCGGGCTGATCAGCTGGATCAGCATGTGCGTCAAGTACGGTCGCGGAGGTCTGCTGTACGGTCCGACGACCGCTGTTCTCGGGTTCGGTGCGGTGTTGACGGCGTTGGCTGCCGCGACCTCCGTCCGCCGCGGGCGACGCCGACGGGAAGCGGCACGCACGGTGCGATCGGGAACGCCGACGGTGGGGACCGTGACGGGCAAGGGGTATCGCGACTTCACGCCGCGCCCGTTCGGTCCGAGCACGATCCTGACAGTCGTGACGTTCACGTTCGTCGACGCGAACAATGTGCAGCGCTGGGTCCGGCGGCAAATGCTGATCAGCAGCGACGCACCGGTCGTCGACGGTCAGACGACGACGATCTGGTACGACGCTGCAGACCCGGGCAACGAGAGCACGATCGTGGTCGACCTCGCTACCACTTCCGTGCGGTGA
- a CDS encoding class I SAM-dependent methyltransferase, giving the protein MDDTIDAVQADRDLKNKHRAMWALGDYPALATEIIAGLGPALVRASRVRPGDRVLDVAAGSGNAAIPAALSGASVVASDLTPELFDAGRRRAAELGAEVEWREADAEAMPFADNEFDTVLSCVGVMFAPHHQASADELVRVCRPGGTIGLLSWTPEGFIGQMFATMKPYAPPPPPGAQPPPLWGREEHVRALFGHRVTDVVATRHTVRIDQFRSPEDFRDYFKSHYGPTIAVYRNIADDPARVAALDHELADLARRFDHGTGGTVMNWEYLLLTARKW; this is encoded by the coding sequence ATGGATGACACGATCGACGCAGTCCAAGCCGACCGCGACCTGAAGAACAAACACCGCGCCATGTGGGCTCTCGGCGACTACCCCGCCCTGGCCACCGAGATCATCGCCGGCCTCGGGCCCGCCCTGGTCCGCGCAAGCCGGGTCAGGCCCGGTGACCGTGTTCTCGACGTCGCGGCAGGCTCAGGCAACGCCGCCATCCCCGCGGCGCTGTCCGGCGCGAGCGTCGTGGCCAGTGACCTCACCCCCGAACTGTTCGACGCCGGACGCCGCCGGGCCGCCGAACTCGGAGCCGAGGTGGAGTGGCGCGAGGCCGACGCCGAGGCCATGCCGTTCGCCGACAACGAGTTCGACACCGTGCTGTCGTGCGTCGGCGTCATGTTCGCCCCGCACCATCAGGCGAGCGCCGACGAACTCGTCCGCGTCTGCCGGCCGGGAGGAACGATCGGTCTACTCAGCTGGACACCCGAAGGCTTCATCGGCCAGATGTTCGCAACGATGAAACCGTATGCACCCCCGCCCCCTCCGGGCGCGCAGCCCCCGCCACTGTGGGGTCGCGAGGAACACGTCCGGGCATTGTTCGGCCATCGCGTCACCGACGTCGTGGCAACCCGGCACACCGTGCGCATCGATCAATTCCGGTCGCCGGAGGACTTCCGTGACTACTTCAAATCCCACTACGGTCCGACCATCGCCGTGTACCGGAACATCGCCGACGACCCCGCCCGGGTCGCCGCGCTGGATCACGAACTCGCCGACCTCGCACGCCGTTTCGACCACGGCACCGGCGGCACCGTGATGAACTGGGAGTACCTCCTCCTCACCGCACGGAAGTGGTAG